A genomic region of Trifolium pratense cultivar HEN17-A07 linkage group LG3, ARS_RC_1.1, whole genome shotgun sequence contains the following coding sequences:
- the LOC123913104 gene encoding pentatricopeptide repeat-containing protein At2g35030, mitochondrial-like produces MKKLYHHLFFILMHIPKLNKHSNYIIHGYPFQKNLRIRFKSIVPVSFEMKQCNYFISKLCREGKIDQARKVFDEMSERDTCLWTTMISGYVKCGMVKEARKLFDRMDAEKNVIVWTAMVGGYIKLNQIDEAERLFYEMPVRNVVSWNTMIDGYARNGRTEQALDLFMRMPERNVVSWNTIITALAHSGRIEDAQRFFNKMRERDVVSWTTMVAGLSKNGRIDDARELFDRMPIRNVVSWNAMIAGYAQNGRLDEALKLFERMPERDMPSWNTMVTGFIQNGDLNRAEKLFYAMPQKNVITWTAMMTGYIQHDLSEEALKIFNKMQANDGLKPATGTFVTVLGACSDLAGLIEGQQIHQIISKTVFQECTHVVSALINMYSKCGELHVARKMFDDGLSGHMDLISWNGMIAAYAHHGYGNEAISLFNKMQELGFQANDVTYVGLLTACSHAGLVDEGLKYFDELLKNRYIQVREDHYTCLIDLFGRAGRLKEAFNIIEGLGKEASLSVWGALLAGCREHGNTDIGKVVADKILETEPENAGIYSLLLNMYASVGKAKEAASVRIKMKDKGLKKQPGCSWIEVGNTVQVFVVSDQSHSQYEMLGYLLLDLHTKMKKAGNMPDDDLLVDAEI; encoded by the coding sequence atgaagAAGCTATAtcatcatttatttttcattttgatgCACATTCCCAAGCTCAACAAACACTCAAACTATATCATACATGGTTACCCGTTTCAAAAGAATCTCAGAATCAGGTTCAAATCTATAGTCCCTGTTAGTTTTGAAATGAAACAATGCAATTACTTCATCTCAAAGCTATGTAGAGAAGGCAAAATTGACCAAGCACGCaaggtgtttgatgaaatgtctGAACGGGATACTTGTTTATGGACTACAATGATAAGTGGGTATGTCAAGTGTGGTATGGTTAAGGAAGCGAGGAAGCTGTTTGATAGAATGGATGCGGAGAAAAATGTAATTGTTTGGACTGCTATGGTTGGTGGGTACATCAAGCTGAATCAAATTGACGAAGCTGAGAGGTTGTTTTATGAGATGCCGGTTAGGAATGTTGTGTCTTGGAATACAATGATTGACGGGTATGCGCGAAATGGCCGAACGGAACAGGCTTTGGATTTGTTTATGAGAATGCCGGAGAGGAATGTGGTTTCTTGGAATACGATTATAACGGCCTTGGCGCATTCTGGGAGGATTGAGGATGCACAGAGGTTTTTTAATAAGATGCGGGAAAGGGATGTGGTTTCGTGGACTACCATGGTTGCTGGTTTGTCAAAGAATGGGAGAATTGATGATGCTCGAGAGCTTTTTGATAGGATGCCGATCCGTAATGTGGTTTCTTGGAATGCAATGATTGCGGGTTATGCGCAGAATGGAAGGTTGGACGAGGCTTTAAAGTTGTTTGAGAGAATGCCTGAGAGGGATATGCCTTCTTGGAATACAATGGTCACAGGTTTCATTCAGAATGGGGACTTGAATAGGGCAGAGAAGTTATTTTATGCAATGCCACAAAAGAATGTCATTACTTGGACTGCTATGATGACAGGATACATACAACATGATCTAAGTGAAGAAGCATTGAAAATATTTAACAAAATGCAAGCTAATGATGGATTAAAACCAGCCACTGGAACTTTTGTGACCGTTTTAGGTGCTTGTAGTGACTTGGCAGGTCTTATCGAAGGACAACAAATCCATCAAATTATTAGTAAAACAGTTTTTCAGGAGTGCACTCATGTGGTATCAGCACTGATAAATATGTACTCAAAATGCGGTGAGTTGCATGTAGCTAGGAAGATGTTTGACGATGGGTTATCCGGGCACATGGATTTGATATCTTGGAATGGTATGATTGCCGCCTATGCACATCATGGATATGGCAATGAAGCAATAAGCCTGTTTAATAAAATGCAAGAATTAGGTTTCCAAGCCAATGATGTCACCTATGTTGGACTTCTAACAGCTTGTAGTCATGCTGGTTTAGTTGACGAGGGACTTAAATACTTTGACGAGCTTTTGAAAAACCGATATATACAAGTAAGAGAGGATCACTACACTTGTCTGATTGATCTTTTTGGTCGTGCGGGAAGGCTGAAAGAAGCTTTCAATATCATCGAGGGACTTGGAAAAGAGGCATCATTGTCTGTTTGGGGTGCACTACTAGCTGGATGTCGTGAGCATGGGAACACTGATATTGGGAAGGTCGTAGCTGATAAAATTTTGGAAACTGAACCAGAAAATGCAGGCATCTATTCATTACTCTTAAATATGTATGCTTCTGTAGGGAAGGCGAAAGAAGCTGCCAGTGTTAGGATAAAAATGAAAGACAAAGGATTAAAAAAGCAGCCCGGTTGTAGTTGGATTGAAGTCGGAAATACAGTGCAAGTATTTGTAGTCAGTGATCAATCGCATTCCCAATATGAGATGCTAGGGTATTTACTTCTTGATCTACACACAAAAATGAAGAAGGCTGGGAACATGCCAGATGATGATTTATTGGTTGATGCGGAAATTTAG